One Carassius gibelio isolate Cgi1373 ecotype wild population from Czech Republic chromosome A20, carGib1.2-hapl.c, whole genome shotgun sequence DNA segment encodes these proteins:
- the LOC127938132 gene encoding 5-hydroxytryptamine receptor 1E-like has product MERYMGESAGTPANATNTTTTPGAAFHIELMMERLAVVILLALVTLLTAVVNGAVIAAICTTRKLHLPANYLICSLAVTDFLVAMLVMPISILYITTKTWSLGQFVCEAWLSVDMTCCTCSILHLCVIALDRYWAITKAIEYVRKRTARRACVMVATVWVISIFISIPPLFWRQRKDRTGLQQCTIEHDHVGYTIYSTFGAFYIPMTLILILYSRIYSAAKTLYQKRGSSRHLSSRSTDSTNSQNHCRVTHAFCISDVSNSDNTVEFDHNHSTVRVPALDMETPELDERNQICTSRERKAARILGLILGAFIFCWFPFFLKELLVGLNVLKPSRHVSDALTWLGYINSLINPLLYTSFNEDFKQAFKRLIRRKEHT; this is encoded by the coding sequence ATGGAGCGTTACATGGGAGAAAGCGCTGGCACTCCAGCCAATGCCACCAACACCACCACCACCCCAGGAGCGGCCTTCCACATTGAGCTGATGATGGAACGGTTGGCTGTGGTGATTCTGCTGGCACTGGTGACTCTGCTCACAGCTGTGGTGAATGGGGCTGTCATCGCGGCCATCTGTACCACCAGGAAGCTCCACCTCCCTGCAAACTACCTCATCTGCTCCCTGGCCGTCACCGACTTCCTGGTGGCCATGCTGGTCATGCCCATCAGCATTCTCTACATCACCACCAAAACGTGGTCACTGGGGCAGTTTGTGTGTGAGGCATGGCTCAGTGTCGACATGACCTGCTGCACATGCTCCATCCTGCACCTTTGTGTGATCGCGCTGGACCGCTACTGGGCCATCACTAAAGCCATCGAGTATGTCCGCAAGAGGACGGCCCGGCGTGCCTGTGTCATGGTGGCCACCGTCTGGGTGATTTCCATCTTCATCTCCATACCACCTCTGTTTTGGAGGCAGCGCAAGGACAGGACAGGCCTACAGCAGTGCACCATCGAGCACGACCACGTGGGCTACACCATCTACTCCACGTTCGGTGCTTTCTACATTCCCATGACTCTCATACTAATCCTTTACTCCCGGATTTACAGTGCCGCCAAGACGCTCTACCAGAAACGCGGCTCTTCACGCCACCTCAGCAGCCGCAGCACAGACAGCACCAACTCGCAGAACCACTGCCGGGTCACACACGCCTTCTGCATCTCAGACGTGTCCAACTCTGACAACACTGTGGAGTTTGACCACAACCACTCCACCGTCCGTGTCCCGGCACTTGATATGGAGACGCCAGAATTGGATGAGAGGAACCAGATCTGTACATCTCGGGAGAGGAAGGCAGCTCGGATTTTGGGGCTCATCCTGGGAgcctttatcttttgctggttcCCATTCTTCCTGAAAGAGCTGCTGGTGGGCCTGAATGTGCTGAAGCCCTCACGTCATGTGTCAGATGCCCTCACCTGGTTGGGCTACATCAACTCGCTCATTAACCCGCTATTGTATACCAGCTTCAATGAGGACTTTAAGCAGGCTTTTAAGAGACTGATCAGGCGTAAAGAGCACACATAG